One window from the genome of Rhodopirellula halodulae encodes:
- a CDS encoding phage holin family protein, protein MSSNSSIQNVLRDVLDLCELQMQLLSVDAQAAKRKLTTAVIFSVVSMALAGSALTVLMIGLGFVLGEFSELSTGASLSIVAVVFFAVVGVFLFIAAKAVQAAAQAMSETKSELAENVRWLKATMLSPSTSARNQLRRESFQTHGSSQRYYTPDPVSPLSQR, encoded by the coding sequence ATGTCTTCCAATTCCAGTATCCAAAACGTTCTGCGTGACGTGCTCGATCTTTGCGAACTGCAAATGCAGTTGCTGTCGGTCGACGCTCAAGCCGCCAAGCGAAAGCTGACAACCGCGGTGATCTTTTCTGTGGTTTCGATGGCCCTGGCGGGATCGGCGTTGACCGTTTTGATGATCGGCCTCGGATTCGTTTTGGGCGAGTTTTCTGAGCTCTCCACCGGGGCCTCGTTATCGATCGTTGCCGTCGTGTTCTTCGCCGTCGTTGGCGTGTTCCTGTTCATTGCCGCCAAGGCAGTGCAGGCCGCGGCACAAGCGATGAGCGAGACCAAATCGGAGCTTGCCGAGAACGTCCGATGGCTGAAAGCAACCATGTTGTCGCCGTCCACGTCGGCTCGCAATCAACTTCGTCGCGAATCGTTCCAAACGCACGGATCGTCGCAACGGTACTACACGCCAGATCCTGTTTCCCCTCTCTCTCAAAGGTAA
- a CDS encoding DUF4235 domain-containing protein, with product MQEQLEQLKDRATDFLDSDHDGGSAEADGRNAGIGQGENMLAFATAIGCTFLVRQGLQYGWRAALKRDPPKNPTSHEVAWREALLWGAVSGAIVGAARIASRRASSSAYRSFRSTP from the coding sequence ATGCAAGAACAACTCGAACAACTTAAGGACCGTGCAACCGACTTCTTAGACTCGGATCATGACGGCGGAAGTGCCGAAGCCGACGGCCGTAACGCTGGCATCGGCCAAGGTGAAAACATGCTGGCATTTGCCACCGCGATTGGCTGCACCTTTCTGGTCCGACAAGGTTTGCAATATGGTTGGCGAGCCGCGCTCAAACGTGACCCGCCGAAGAACCCAACTTCACACGAAGTGGCTTGGCGGGAGGCGTTGTTGTGGGGTGCCGTCTCCGGAGCCATCGTTGGCGCCGCTCGCATCGCATCGCGACGAGCATCGTCCAGTGCTTACCGCTCGTTTCGGTCGACCCCATGA
- a CDS encoding TIGR03067 domain-containing protein has protein sequence MMKRKFSIATVPAIAALCLALFGLTPFGLASLSAEEHTGSLKQRLMGVWEVEEGVNQGEEIPEKELEGTVMKIEKNVIITYDKDQREVYRAMFTLDETKKPVHIDMMTEMKGMPPMKSLGIIKIEDGDEFELCYALPGAERPTKFKSTKENKTMLFEAERED, from the coding sequence ATGATGAAACGCAAATTCTCGATCGCCACTGTTCCAGCCATCGCCGCATTGTGTCTGGCTCTGTTCGGCCTGACGCCGTTCGGCCTGGCTTCGCTATCCGCTGAGGAGCACACCGGATCTCTCAAGCAACGTTTGATGGGAGTGTGGGAGGTGGAGGAAGGTGTGAATCAAGGCGAAGAAATTCCGGAGAAGGAATTGGAAGGCACGGTCATGAAAATCGAAAAGAACGTGATCATCACCTACGACAAAGACCAACGTGAGGTGTATCGAGCCATGTTCACGCTGGACGAGACCAAGAAGCCTGTTCACATCGACATGATGACTGAGATGAAGGGCATGCCGCCGATGAAGTCCTTGGGCATCATCAAGATCGAAGACGGCGACGAGTTCGAGTTGTGCTACGCCCTTCCCGGTGCGGAACGTCCCACCAAATTCAAGTCCACCAAGGAAAACAAGACGATGCTGTTCGAAGCTGAACGTGAAGACTGA
- a CDS encoding YheT family hydrolase yields the protein MSDLTTESLSIKSDAAERIDGIDPFQPHPLCRGGWLQTISVKWMKPELSLDTRDDAVSISVPDDHTPPDEMSGHYFPATDRNDSDAQSSSRPLVLVFHGMGGHALSRYMRSMAERLNHNGYDALLWNHRGAGQSASKCRRYHHPGLTADVCHLIEHLKAERPEWTRNGLASVAFSLGANLLLKYLAEEGEQSDLKAAISVSAPIDMEITSRNLQTGANRPFDQYLLHKQRDELLRSNAKLTDAERDILNHVTSVWELDDRFTAPRFGYSGAEEYYAENSAIDTLDQIRTPTLLLHANDDPVVDANVFRDVEWSQNDNLYPLLCESGGHTGFLDQHRERWHEKAAITFLDQIENSPKPT from the coding sequence ATGTCCGATCTCACGACCGAATCCCTTTCGATCAAGAGCGACGCTGCTGAACGCATTGATGGCATCGATCCATTTCAACCACATCCACTTTGCCGAGGCGGTTGGTTGCAAACAATCAGCGTCAAATGGATGAAGCCTGAACTCTCGCTGGACACCCGAGACGACGCGGTTTCGATTTCCGTTCCCGACGATCACACGCCGCCGGATGAGATGAGCGGCCACTACTTTCCCGCCACAGACCGCAACGACTCGGACGCCCAATCAAGTTCGCGACCATTGGTTCTGGTGTTCCATGGCATGGGTGGTCACGCTCTCAGTCGTTACATGCGATCGATGGCTGAACGACTCAACCACAACGGATACGACGCTCTGCTGTGGAACCACCGCGGTGCGGGGCAGTCAGCATCCAAGTGCAGACGCTATCACCATCCAGGTTTGACCGCCGATGTTTGCCATCTGATTGAACACCTGAAAGCTGAACGACCAGAGTGGACTCGAAACGGCCTGGCCAGCGTCGCGTTCTCACTGGGAGCCAACCTTCTACTGAAGTATCTGGCCGAAGAAGGCGAGCAGAGTGATCTCAAAGCAGCCATCAGTGTTTCGGCACCGATCGACATGGAAATCACGTCTCGAAATCTGCAAACCGGTGCGAATCGTCCGTTCGACCAATACCTGCTTCACAAGCAACGCGATGAATTGCTGCGCAGCAACGCAAAGCTAACTGACGCCGAACGAGACATCCTGAATCACGTCACAAGCGTTTGGGAACTGGACGATCGTTTCACCGCACCGCGATTCGGATACTCAGGAGCGGAGGAATACTACGCCGAGAATTCGGCCATCGACACGTTGGATCAAATCCGAACGCCCACGTTGTTGCTTCATGCCAACGACGATCCGGTCGTGGATGCGAATGTTTTCCGCGATGTCGAGTGGTCGCAAAACGACAACCTATACCCGCTGCTGTGCGAATCCGGCGGCCACACCGGCTTCCTCGATCAACACCGAGAACGCTGGCACGAAAAAGCCGCCATCACGTTCCTAGACCAAATAGAGAATTCGCCGAAGCCGACCTAG
- a CDS encoding CsbD family protein: MVNRQELQGHWNEVKGRLKEHWGQLTEDDLQQARGSAEQLVGVVQQKTGATQNEIEKFLDGVLNRNFGDQASETVQQYSDAAQAAAADAAAYARQNYERFASRSGEYGQKLADTVRTRPGESLAIAFGLGIAAGALLFFGNKK, encoded by the coding sequence ATGGTTAACCGACAAGAATTGCAGGGACACTGGAACGAAGTCAAAGGTCGCCTGAAAGAGCACTGGGGACAGTTGACCGAAGATGACCTCCAACAAGCTCGCGGATCCGCCGAGCAGTTGGTAGGCGTCGTTCAACAAAAGACCGGTGCAACACAAAACGAAATCGAGAAGTTCCTCGACGGGGTGTTGAATCGCAACTTCGGCGATCAAGCCTCGGAGACCGTTCAGCAATATTCGGACGCCGCACAGGCAGCCGCTGCGGATGCTGCAGCCTACGCACGTCAGAACTACGAACGCTTCGCATCGCGATCGGGCGAGTACGGTCAAAAGTTGGCTGACACGGTCCGCACGCGACCTGGCGAATCTCTGGCCATCGCATTTGGGCTGGGAATCGCCGCAGGTGCATTGCTGTTCTTCGGCAACAAGAAGTGA
- a CDS encoding DUF1269 domain-containing protein: MKQQCLVAEFANREKLAIALEALGKDGYSPQDYSVVTASDSANELNGGDGGIADSPPSEKTTGAATLAGGAIGALLAAPTMIGPFLVAGPIAGMAAGAVGGGLLASVKSWGLDDKASASYEKNLQAGSSLVVIEGDNPKLNAAAQTLQTCDPVSVDRYQA; this comes from the coding sequence ATGAAACAGCAATGTTTAGTCGCGGAATTCGCGAATCGTGAAAAGCTCGCCATTGCACTTGAGGCACTCGGCAAAGACGGCTATTCACCGCAAGACTACAGCGTTGTCACCGCGTCCGATTCAGCCAATGAACTGAACGGAGGCGACGGCGGCATCGCGGACTCGCCGCCCAGCGAGAAAACAACCGGAGCGGCGACGCTCGCTGGTGGTGCCATCGGAGCGTTGCTGGCTGCACCCACGATGATTGGACCGTTCTTAGTCGCGGGGCCCATCGCGGGAATGGCCGCGGGCGCTGTGGGCGGTGGCCTGCTGGCTTCTGTGAAGAGCTGGGGTTTAGACGACAAAGCTTCCGCCAGCTACGAAAAGAACCTGCAAGCAGGATCGTCGTTGGTCGTCATCGAGGGAGACAATCCCAAGCTGAATGCCGCGGCACAAACCCTGCAAACCTGCGACCCAGTCTCCGTCGATCGCTACCAGGCCTAG
- a CDS encoding carbon storage regulator — protein sequence MLVLSRKVDEQLVIGDNIVVRVTKISGNRVSIAIDAPNDVKITRGELIERELTQASSEAPARQGRGAAASVHVAAKPDC from the coding sequence ATGTTGGTTTTGAGCCGAAAAGTGGATGAGCAACTGGTCATTGGCGACAACATTGTCGTACGAGTCACCAAGATCAGCGGCAATCGAGTCTCCATTGCAATCGATGCTCCCAACGACGTGAAGATCACTCGGGGCGAGTTGATCGAACGCGAACTCACCCAAGCGAGCTCAGAAGCCCCCGCGCGGCAAGGTCGCGGTGCCGCTGCTTCGGTTCATGTCGCTGCCAAACCAGATTGCTAG
- a CDS encoding DUF421 domain-containing protein: protein MFEKWIDISTKEVVGILITAFGAYAAVLLYTRITGLRSFSKMSAPDFAMTIATGSILGATISQPSPTLFAGGLALLALFVIQWAIAFARRKSSQVSRCIDNQPVLLMHGSEILHDNLKKSNLTVSDLMGKLREANTRRLSDVKAVVFETTGDVSVIHACDDEGIDPTLLSNVFGADRFRTDNN from the coding sequence ATGTTCGAGAAATGGATTGACATTTCCACGAAAGAAGTCGTCGGCATCTTGATAACGGCATTTGGTGCCTACGCTGCCGTTCTTCTTTACACACGCATCACCGGACTGCGGAGCTTTTCGAAAATGTCCGCCCCTGATTTCGCAATGACCATTGCGACAGGTTCGATCTTGGGTGCGACCATCTCTCAACCGTCGCCAACACTTTTCGCGGGTGGCTTGGCGTTGCTCGCATTGTTCGTTATTCAGTGGGCCATCGCATTCGCCCGCCGAAAATCTTCCCAAGTCAGTCGCTGCATCGACAACCAACCGGTTTTGTTGATGCACGGCAGCGAGATCCTCCACGACAATCTGAAGAAATCTAATCTGACGGTCAGCGACCTGATGGGCAAACTCCGGGAAGCCAACACTAGGCGTCTTAGCGACGTCAAAGCTGTGGTTTTTGAAACGACGGGAGATGTCAGCGTGATTCACGCCTGTGATGACGAAGGAATCGACCCGACACTGCTATCCAATGTTTTCGGAGCCGATCGTTTCCGGACGGATAACAACTGA
- a CDS encoding YqaE/Pmp3 family membrane protein yields MTTAIRNENTILKVVLAILLPPLAVFMDKGMGGQFLLNVVLTLVGFWIVGIIHALIVVL; encoded by the coding sequence ATGACCACCGCAATTCGCAACGAAAACACGATTCTGAAAGTCGTTCTGGCGATCTTATTGCCACCACTGGCTGTCTTCATGGACAAAGGCATGGGCGGACAGTTTCTACTCAACGTCGTCTTGACCTTGGTTGGATTCTGGATCGTCGGAATCATTCACGCTTTGATTGTCGTTCTCTGA
- a CDS encoding GIY-YIG nuclease family protein, which yields MTTPTAKTIQIYLPTGEPRGIRIAEITTRIVQAVLIPRSDLAQGKQRKELDLPGIYFLFGEDEEGAKPIVYIGQTEDARKRFDSHNKTKTFWKTAVFCVSKTQNFTQAHIRYLEWYCMQRAKEVNRYALDNGQVPDDSTYVPEPMEAELLDVFETINTLVSTLGYPVFEPVSKTVGQTPLFFIRSRGCDASGELVEDGFVVMEGSRSRTGQTPTAPESVRSQRQRMVESGVLEERGGVYHYLQDFLFSSPSAAAGVVLGASANGWVEWKDQNGTTLSEIHRDTNEIDSVSADA from the coding sequence ATGACGACGCCGACCGCCAAGACCATTCAAATCTATTTGCCCACGGGCGAGCCACGTGGAATCCGCATTGCGGAAATTACGACGCGTATTGTTCAGGCCGTTTTAATTCCTCGCAGCGATCTTGCTCAAGGCAAGCAGCGCAAGGAACTCGATCTACCGGGAATCTACTTCTTGTTCGGAGAAGACGAAGAGGGCGCGAAACCGATCGTCTATATCGGCCAAACAGAAGACGCCCGCAAGCGATTCGATAGTCACAACAAGACCAAGACCTTTTGGAAGACGGCGGTTTTCTGTGTGTCCAAGACTCAAAACTTCACGCAAGCCCATATTCGATATTTGGAATGGTACTGCATGCAGAGAGCAAAAGAGGTCAATCGTTATGCGCTCGACAATGGCCAAGTACCTGACGACTCGACTTACGTTCCCGAACCCATGGAAGCGGAACTGCTGGACGTGTTTGAAACCATCAACACTTTAGTTTCAACGCTCGGCTACCCGGTTTTCGAACCCGTATCGAAGACAGTCGGCCAAACACCTCTGTTCTTTATTCGGTCCCGTGGATGCGATGCATCTGGCGAATTGGTTGAGGATGGGTTCGTCGTGATGGAGGGAAGCCGTTCCCGCACCGGACAAACGCCGACAGCTCCCGAATCTGTTCGATCGCAACGCCAACGAATGGTTGAGTCAGGGGTCTTGGAGGAACGTGGTGGCGTCTATCACTACTTGCAAGACTTTTTATTTTCGTCACCAAGCGCTGCTGCCGGTGTTGTGTTGGGGGCGAGCGCAAACGGTTGGGTTGAATGGAAAGACCAAAACGGTACCACGCTGAGCGAAATTCACCGAGATACGAACGAGATCGATAGCGTATCAGCCGACGCTTAG
- a CDS encoding amidohydrolase, whose amino-acid sequence MITGEAISDRVSKLARSGAIKMREVRRYLHRYPELSGYEYRTTEFLGEIIRDLGLEPTIAEDSRGLFVDIGPEKDLGRTAIRADVDALPIQTSVQHEYASGTDQVMHACGHDAHAAMAYGAAVILNEMANEGVPVNARIIFQPEEETSRGGLHMIRSGALQGVHSAIALHVDPTRPVGTIGVREGAFTAGCDVFQVEMSGQGGHGARPHLTGDLVGAAAQWVMDVYRRVPRSTDARDAVVLNVGSIHSGNAANVVPSTATMHGTLRTLSNESAQQAKDMMAEISRSIATMHHCRIDLDFGQHTPPVINDPQISRCLRNAGQELLGESNVRDIAQPSMGAEDFSFIAQQVPAAMFRLGVAGIDLGSEPLHTPKFDIDESSLPIGASVLALAAIRRTSGDCQDQ is encoded by the coding sequence ATGATCACCGGCGAAGCAATCTCCGATCGCGTTTCCAAGCTCGCTCGGTCGGGGGCAATCAAGATGCGGGAGGTACGTCGTTACCTGCACCGCTATCCCGAATTGTCCGGCTACGAGTACCGAACGACGGAGTTTCTGGGAGAGATCATTCGCGACCTCGGGTTGGAACCAACCATCGCCGAAGATTCCCGAGGACTCTTCGTTGACATTGGTCCAGAAAAGGACTTGGGACGCACCGCGATTCGCGCCGACGTGGATGCTTTGCCGATTCAGACTTCGGTGCAGCACGAATATGCAAGCGGTACCGACCAAGTCATGCACGCCTGTGGTCACGACGCCCACGCCGCGATGGCTTATGGTGCCGCGGTCATCTTGAATGAGATGGCAAACGAAGGCGTCCCGGTCAACGCGCGGATCATCTTCCAACCGGAGGAGGAAACTAGCCGCGGCGGTTTGCACATGATCCGCTCCGGTGCTCTTCAAGGCGTCCACTCCGCCATCGCCTTGCACGTTGATCCGACTCGTCCCGTCGGCACGATCGGCGTGCGCGAAGGTGCTTTCACGGCGGGTTGCGATGTGTTTCAGGTGGAGATGTCAGGGCAGGGCGGACACGGGGCTCGCCCTCACCTCACCGGCGATCTGGTCGGAGCCGCCGCGCAATGGGTCATGGATGTGTACCGACGCGTGCCTCGCTCGACAGACGCCCGCGATGCGGTTGTCTTGAACGTCGGCAGCATCCATTCAGGCAACGCGGCGAACGTGGTGCCCTCCACCGCAACCATGCACGGAACTCTGCGAACGCTTTCCAACGAGAGTGCTCAACAAGCCAAAGACATGATGGCCGAAATTTCGCGTTCCATCGCCACGATGCATCATTGCCGGATCGATTTGGACTTCGGTCAACACACACCGCCCGTGATCAACGACCCGCAAATCTCCCGTTGCTTGCGGAACGCTGGACAAGAACTCCTCGGCGAAAGCAACGTTCGCGACATCGCTCAACCCAGCATGGGCGCCGAAGACTTTTCTTTCATCGCTCAACAAGTTCCCGCCGCGATGTTTCGACTGGGAGTCGCCGGCATCGACTTGGGGAGCGAACCACTCCACACGCCTAAGTTCGACATCGACGAATCGTCACTGCCGATCGGCGCCAGCGTGCTTGCTCTCGCGGCCATCCGTCGGACCAGCGGTGACTGCCAAGACCAATAA
- a CDS encoding MerR family transcriptional regulator → MPKLSEYVKTAEAAEILGVAQNTLRKWAESGDIPMRRNPANGYRLFKKSDLEQFLKQLDQPTTIKRPK, encoded by the coding sequence ATGCCAAAGCTAAGTGAGTACGTGAAAACGGCCGAAGCAGCAGAGATCCTCGGCGTAGCGCAAAACACGCTTCGCAAGTGGGCTGAGAGCGGTGACATTCCCATGCGACGCAACCCAGCAAACGGATACCGGTTGTTCAAGAAATCGGACCTGGAGCAGTTCTTAAAACAGCTCGACCAACCAACAACTATCAAGCGTCCTAAGTAG
- a CDS encoding glutamate--cysteine ligase 2 has translation MNYVIPTVGVEEEYQLVDPKDGSLIPNCKQVMQTIRRSGGEEKAHSEIQHELHLNQIEMASEVCESLEQVRDTLNQTRLMLVDAARTNESELAAAGTNPLPVPEDDALTPKDRYQAMTDRYQQIARDLFIFGCHVHVAMDDQDLGIRVMNRCRRWLPILQAITANSPFWNGVDTGYASYRRELWAQWPMAGPPAHFDSLSDYQDCVDQLIRSGAIKDESFLYWDIRLPTRVPTIEFRAADVMTKVEETVGYVGLIRAIVMHAMDAERQAIDFQPIRPSVLSYAIWHSARYGMTEDLVDAESCEKVPAGELLDRTMDVLAPALKATGEAGPVEHFANRLLSDGTGADRQRRGSDLSNIVTQVVAETVPNVIPA, from the coding sequence ATGAACTACGTCATTCCCACGGTCGGCGTCGAAGAAGAGTATCAATTGGTCGATCCGAAAGACGGATCCTTGATTCCCAATTGCAAACAGGTGATGCAAACCATTCGTCGCAGCGGCGGTGAGGAGAAGGCTCACTCAGAGATTCAACACGAGTTGCATTTGAATCAAATCGAGATGGCTTCGGAGGTTTGCGAATCGTTGGAACAAGTCCGAGACACGCTGAACCAAACCAGGCTGATGCTGGTCGACGCGGCACGCACCAACGAGTCTGAACTGGCGGCCGCCGGCACCAACCCGCTCCCCGTTCCAGAAGACGACGCGTTGACACCCAAAGACCGCTACCAAGCGATGACGGATCGGTATCAACAGATCGCTCGTGACCTGTTTATCTTCGGCTGTCATGTTCATGTTGCAATGGATGATCAAGACCTCGGGATACGGGTGATGAATCGTTGCCGTCGTTGGCTGCCCATCCTGCAAGCCATCACCGCGAACTCGCCTTTCTGGAATGGCGTCGACACCGGTTACGCGAGCTATCGTCGCGAGTTGTGGGCGCAGTGGCCGATGGCGGGCCCGCCGGCGCACTTTGATTCGCTCAGCGATTACCAAGACTGCGTCGATCAACTGATTCGCAGCGGTGCGATCAAGGACGAGAGCTTTCTGTACTGGGACATTCGACTGCCGACCCGCGTTCCCACGATCGAATTTCGAGCCGCCGATGTCATGACCAAGGTCGAAGAGACCGTCGGTTATGTCGGCCTGATTCGCGCCATCGTCATGCACGCGATGGACGCGGAACGACAAGCGATCGATTTCCAACCGATTCGGCCGTCGGTCCTCTCCTACGCCATCTGGCATTCGGCTCGATATGGAATGACAGAGGATCTGGTCGACGCGGAATCGTGTGAGAAAGTCCCGGCCGGTGAACTGCTGGATCGAACCATGGACGTGCTGGCTCCCGCACTCAAAGCCACCGGGGAAGCCGGGCCGGTGGAGCACTTTGCCAACCGCCTTTTGAGCGATGGAACGGGTGCCGATCGTCAGCGACGTGGTTCTGATTTGTCCAACATCGTGACGCAGGTCGTCGCGGAAACCGTGCCCAACGTGATTCCGGCGTGA
- a CDS encoding PDDEXK nuclease domain-containing protein: protein MSDKQELMLIESTLLPEIRQLIDQSRQRAAVAVNAELTMLYWDVGSAISEMLGGQRAEYGREIVTQLANVLTAEYGRKWGVSTLRHCLRAVEAFPDREIVYALRTQLSWTHLRKIIFIEDPLKREFYTEMCRLEGWSTRQLNERIQSMLYERTAISKKPEKTIQSDLEILRADGKVSADLAFRDPYVLDFLGLADTYSENDLESSILAELQCFITELGTDFAFIARQKRIVIDDRDYYIDLLFFHRRLKCLVAIDLKIGEFEAGFKGQMELYLRYLEKHERVEGENLPVGLILCSGKNEEHVELLRLDEANIRVAEYMTQLPSPELLRQKLHESIERARAKALMDQEDASDA, encoded by the coding sequence ATGAGTGACAAGCAAGAACTGATGCTCATCGAATCAACGCTGCTGCCTGAAATCCGGCAGCTCATTGACCAGTCACGGCAGCGTGCAGCAGTTGCCGTCAACGCGGAGCTGACCATGCTTTACTGGGACGTCGGGAGTGCGATCAGCGAGATGCTTGGTGGTCAGCGAGCTGAGTATGGCCGTGAAATTGTCACTCAGCTCGCCAACGTTCTGACCGCTGAATACGGTCGCAAATGGGGCGTGTCTACCCTTCGACATTGTCTTCGCGCCGTCGAGGCTTTTCCGGACCGTGAGATTGTGTACGCACTGCGTACACAGTTGAGCTGGACCCATTTGAGAAAGATCATTTTCATCGAGGATCCGCTCAAACGCGAGTTTTACACGGAAATGTGCCGTTTGGAAGGCTGGTCGACGCGGCAGCTCAACGAGCGGATCCAGTCGATGCTCTATGAACGGACGGCAATCTCGAAGAAGCCGGAAAAGACAATCCAGAGCGATCTGGAGATCCTTCGTGCTGACGGAAAAGTGTCTGCTGATCTTGCGTTTCGTGATCCCTACGTGCTGGACTTCTTGGGGCTCGCCGACACCTACAGCGAAAACGACCTGGAATCGTCCATACTGGCCGAATTGCAATGCTTCATTACCGAGCTGGGCACCGATTTCGCCTTCATCGCTCGACAGAAACGAATTGTGATCGATGATCGGGATTACTACATCGACCTGCTGTTCTTTCACCGCAGACTCAAGTGTTTGGTCGCCATCGACCTGAAGATCGGTGAATTCGAAGCCGGGTTCAAAGGCCAGATGGAGCTGTATCTCCGCTACTTGGAGAAACACGAGCGTGTGGAGGGAGAGAATCTGCCGGTCGGACTGATTCTATGCAGTGGGAAAAACGAAGAACACGTCGAACTTTTACGACTGGATGAAGCGAATATCCGCGTGGCCGAATACATGACCCAGCTACCAAGTCCAGAATTGTTGCGGCAAAAGCTACACGAATCGATCGAACGCGCCCGAGCCAAGGCCCTCATGGATCAGGAAGACGCCAGCGATGCCTGA
- a CDS encoding sigma-54-dependent transcriptional regulator — protein MPNLLVIDDDRTILALAEKALAPIADISVAANAADGLELLRSQEFDAVLLDIQLPDQNGLAVYCEIREHDRRIPVIFMTVEAASKTAIEAMQLGAFDYIAKPLNVESLRDLVEKAIEQRQISSVPVAISADAEGDGNSAELFIGRSPVMLDVFKAVGKVAKQDVPILVRGESGTGKELVARALFQYSHRSDETFLAVNCAALPDNLLESELFGHEKGAFTGAESRRIGKFEQCNGGTLFLDEIGDMAPTVQAKVLRVLQEQRFERVGGNKELKTDVRIIAATNRPLEQMVEDGDYREDLLYRLNGVTIELPPLRDRLSDVPALIRFFLAQAKQEFNKPDLEGLSPEAVELLTSYDWPGNVRQLRAVIRRCVLDTVMPVITPDVLPDAIVGGKGKTDSSDGGSASQEAEANAPGSQLPQLVQRLLDEKSTDVYGEAMEYMERFVILQVLQATDGNQSQAAEILGITRGKLRDRINTYNIVLKSDVAVKS, from the coding sequence ATGCCTAATCTTCTCGTCATTGATGACGACCGAACGATTTTGGCCCTCGCCGAGAAAGCCTTGGCTCCCATCGCGGATATCTCGGTCGCGGCGAATGCGGCGGACGGCTTGGAGTTGCTTCGCAGCCAAGAATTCGACGCGGTTCTGCTCGACATTCAGCTTCCCGATCAGAACGGATTGGCGGTTTACTGCGAAATCCGTGAGCACGATCGACGAATCCCGGTCATCTTCATGACGGTGGAAGCCGCCAGCAAGACTGCAATCGAAGCGATGCAGCTGGGAGCGTTCGATTACATCGCCAAACCGCTGAACGTCGAATCGCTTCGTGATTTGGTCGAAAAGGCGATTGAGCAACGCCAAATTAGCAGCGTTCCAGTTGCGATCTCAGCCGACGCGGAAGGCGACGGCAATTCCGCCGAGCTTTTCATCGGTCGATCGCCAGTCATGCTGGACGTTTTCAAAGCAGTCGGCAAAGTTGCGAAGCAAGACGTGCCTATTCTCGTTCGCGGCGAAAGCGGAACGGGCAAAGAATTAGTGGCTCGTGCGTTGTTCCAATACAGTCATCGCAGCGACGAGACCTTCCTGGCGGTTAACTGCGCGGCGTTACCAGACAATTTGCTGGAGAGCGAACTGTTCGGTCACGAGAAAGGTGCCTTCACCGGTGCCGAATCACGTCGCATCGGTAAGTTCGAACAGTGCAACGGCGGCACGTTGTTCCTCGACGAAATCGGTGACATGGCACCAACCGTCCAAGCCAAAGTCTTGCGGGTGTTGCAGGAGCAACGCTTCGAACGTGTCGGCGGCAACAAGGAACTGAAGACTGACGTGCGGATCATCGCCGCAACGAACCGACCTTTGGAACAAATGGTCGAAGACGGTGACTACCGCGAGGATTTGCTCTATCGCCTGAACGGCGTGACGATTGAGCTTCCGCCTCTTCGCGATCGTCTGAGTGACGTGCCAGCGTTAATTCGATTCTTCTTGGCGCAAGCCAAACAGGAATTCAACAAACCGGATTTGGAAGGCCTGTCGCCAGAGGCGGTCGAATTACTGACCTCCTACGATTGGCCTGGCAACGTTCGTCAATTGCGCGCAGTGATTCGTCGCTGTGTATTGGACACGGTGATGCCCGTCATCACACCCGATGTGCTTCCTGACGCGATTGTCGGCGGCAAGGGAAAGACGGATTCCAGTGATGGAGGTTCCGCATCACAAGAAGCCGAAGCGAACGCACCCGGCAGTCAACTGCCTCAGTTGGTGCAACGTTTGCTCGACGAAAAGTCGACCGACGTTTATGGGGAAGCCATGGAGTACATGGAGCGTTTCGTGATCCTGCAAGTGCTGCAAGCGACGGATGGCAATCAAAGCCAAGCCGCCGAAATCCTTGGCATCACACGCGGCAAACTTCGTGACCGGATCAACACATACAACATTGTGTTGAAGAGCGATGTCGCTGTGAAATCTTGA